One genomic region from Oncorhynchus keta strain PuntledgeMale-10-30-2019 chromosome 33, Oket_V2, whole genome shotgun sequence encodes:
- the LOC118366294 gene encoding muskelin-like isoform X1, with the protein MAVVPENRVLSFSVFKWSSYSSTYLPENILVDKPNDQSSRWSSESNYPPQYLMLKLERPSIVQSITFGKYEKTHVCNLKKFKVFGGMSEENMTELLSSGLKNDYNKETFTLKHKIDEQMFPCRFVKIVPLMSWGPSFNFSIWYIELHGIEEPDLVQPCLNWYSKYREQEAIRLCLKHFRQHNYTEAFESLQKKTRIALEHQMLTHLHDRLVLRGDFDACEELIDKAVKDGLFNQYISQQEYKPRWSQIIPKSNKGTASQEPSPDDMNSETNYSSNEDDNRPGMRGGHQMVIDVQTETVYLFGGWDGTQDLADFWAYSVQGNQWVCISRDTEKESGPSARSCHKMCIDSQRRQIYTLGRYLDSSVRNSKSLKSDFYRYDVDANTWTLLSEDTSADGGPKLVFDHQMCMDSEKHMIYTFGGRILMCNGSVEDSRTSEPQFSGLYAFHCQAGTWSLLREDSCNAGPEDVQSRIGHCMLFHTRNRCLYVFGGQRSKTYLNDFFSYDVDGDHVEIISDGTKKDSGMVPMTGFTQRATIDPELNEIHVLSGLSKDKDKREENVRNSFWIYDIARNNWSCVYKNDQAVKENPSKALQEEEPCPRFAHQLVYDEMHKVHYLFGGNPGKSCSPKMRLDDFWSLKLCRPSKEYLLRHCRYLIRKYRFEEKAQSEPLNALKYLQNDLSLTVDHTNPDETKEFQLLPSALFKSSSDFIPLGFSDVDQTYAQRTQLFDMLVNFFPDTMTPPKGNLVDLITL; encoded by the exons TACTTAATGTTGAAATTGGAACGGCCATCAATCGTTCAGAGCATCACCTTTGGGAAGTATGAGAAGACTCACGTGTGTAACCTGAAGAAGTTCAAAGTGTTTGGTGGGATGAGTGAAGAGAACATGACAGAACTCCTGTCCAG TGGCCTGAAAAATGACTACAACAAGGAGACCTTCACCTTGAAGCACAAGATTGACGAACAGATGTTTCCCTGCAGATTTGTTAAAATAG tgcctcTGATGTCTTGGGGGCCCAGTTTTAACTTCAGTATCTGGTACATTGAGCTGCATGGCATAGAGGAACCTGACTTAGTGCAGCCCTGCCTTAACTGGTACAGCAAG TACCGGGAACAGGAAGCGATCCGCCTGTGCCTGAAGCACTTCCGGCAGCATAACTACACAGAGGCCTTTGAGTCGCTGCAGAAGAAGACACGCATCGCGTTGGAACACCAAATGCTGACACACCTCCACGACCGCCTGGTACTCCGTGGAGACTTTGACGCCTGTGAGGAGCTCATCGACAAAGCTGTCAAAG ACGGTTTATTTAACCAATACATCAGCCAGCAAGAGTACAAGCCAAGATGGAGTCAGATCATCCCCAAGAGTAACAAAGGTACAGCCTCGCAAGAGCCAAGCCCAGATGACATGAACAGTGAGACAAACTACTCAA gtaatgaggatgacaacagacCAGGGATGAGGGGAGGTCATCAGATGGTCATCGACGTTCAGACAG AGACGGTGTATCTTTTTGGGGGCTGGGACGGCACACAGGACCTGGCTGACTTCTGGGCCTACAGTGTTCAGGGGAACCAGTGGGTCTGCATctccagagacacagagaaggag aGTGGTCCCAGTGCGCGGTCCTGTCACAAGATGTGCATCGACAGCCAGCGGCGGCAGATCTACACACTCGGCCGCTACCTAGACTCCAGCGTCAGGAACAGCAAGTCTCTGAAGAGTGACTTCTACCGCTACGATGTCGACGCCAACACCTGGACACTGCTCAGCGAGGACACGTCAGCCGACGGCGGGCCCAAGCTCGTCTTTGACCACCAG ATGTGTATGGACTCGGAGAAGCACATGATCTATACGTTTGGTGGTCGGATTCTGATGTGTAATGGCAGTGTGGAGGACAGCAGGACGTCCGAGCCCCAGTTCAGTGGGCTGTATGCCTTCCACTGCCAGGCCGGAACCTGGAGCCTGCTCAGAGAAGACTCCTGCAACGCTGGGCCTGAGGATGTCCAGTCACGCATCGGACACTGCATGCTCTTCCACACT aGGAATCGTTGTCTGTATGTGTTCGGAGGTCAAAGGTCAAAGACGTACCTGAATGACTTCTTCAGCTACGACGTGGACGGGGACCATGTGGAGATCATCTCAGACGGAACCAAGAAGGACTCCGGCATGG TGCCGATGACGGGCTTCACCCAGAGGGCCACCATAGACCCAGAGCTGAATGAGATCCACGTCCTGTCTGGCCTCAGCAAGGACAAGGACAAACGAGAGGAGAACGTCCGTAACTCCTTCTGGATCTATGACATCGCACGCAACAACTG GTCGTGTGTGTATAAGAATGACCAGGCGGTGAAGGAGAACCCCAGTAAAGCTCTACAGGAGGAGGAGCCCTGTCCACGCTTCGCACACCAGCTGGTCTACGACGAAATGcacaag GTACACTACCTGTTTGGAGGAAACCCAGGGAAGTCGTGCTCTCCTAAGATGCGTCTGGATGACTTCTGGTCCCTCAAGCTGTGTCGCCCCTCCAAGGAGTACCTGCTCCGACACTGCAGATACCTAATCAGGAAGTACAG GTTTGAGGAGAAGGCCCAGTCAGAGCCTCTGAATGCTCTGAAGTACCTGCAGaacgacctctctctgaccgtGGACCACACCAACCCTGATGAGACcaaagag TTCCAGCTCCTGCCCTCTGCTCTCTTCAAGTCCAGCTCTGACTTCATCCCTCTGG gTTTCTCAGACGTGGACCAGACGTATGCCCAGCGCACGCAGCTCTTCGACATGCTCGTCAACTTCTTCCCGGACACCATGACCCCACCCAAGGGTAACCTTGTTGACCTCATCACACTCTAG
- the LOC118366294 gene encoding muskelin-like isoform X2, whose protein sequence is MAVVPENRVLSFSVFKWSSYSSTYLPENILVDKPNDQSSRWSSESNYPPQYLMLKLERPSIVQSITFGKYEKTHVCNLKKFKVFGGMSEENMTELLSSGLKNDYNKETFTLKHKIDEQMFPCRFVKIVPLMSWGPSFNFSIWYIELHGIEEPDLVQPCLNWYSKYREQEAIRLCLKHFRQHNYTEAFESLQKKTRIALEHQMLTHLHDRLVLRGDFDACEELIDKAVKDGLFNQYISQQEYKPRWSQIIPKSNKGTASQEPSPDDMNSNEDDNRPGMRGGHQMVIDVQTETVYLFGGWDGTQDLADFWAYSVQGNQWVCISRDTEKESGPSARSCHKMCIDSQRRQIYTLGRYLDSSVRNSKSLKSDFYRYDVDANTWTLLSEDTSADGGPKLVFDHQMCMDSEKHMIYTFGGRILMCNGSVEDSRTSEPQFSGLYAFHCQAGTWSLLREDSCNAGPEDVQSRIGHCMLFHTRNRCLYVFGGQRSKTYLNDFFSYDVDGDHVEIISDGTKKDSGMVPMTGFTQRATIDPELNEIHVLSGLSKDKDKREENVRNSFWIYDIARNNWSCVYKNDQAVKENPSKALQEEEPCPRFAHQLVYDEMHKVHYLFGGNPGKSCSPKMRLDDFWSLKLCRPSKEYLLRHCRYLIRKYRFEEKAQSEPLNALKYLQNDLSLTVDHTNPDETKEFQLLPSALFKSSSDFIPLGFSDVDQTYAQRTQLFDMLVNFFPDTMTPPKGNLVDLITL, encoded by the exons TACTTAATGTTGAAATTGGAACGGCCATCAATCGTTCAGAGCATCACCTTTGGGAAGTATGAGAAGACTCACGTGTGTAACCTGAAGAAGTTCAAAGTGTTTGGTGGGATGAGTGAAGAGAACATGACAGAACTCCTGTCCAG TGGCCTGAAAAATGACTACAACAAGGAGACCTTCACCTTGAAGCACAAGATTGACGAACAGATGTTTCCCTGCAGATTTGTTAAAATAG tgcctcTGATGTCTTGGGGGCCCAGTTTTAACTTCAGTATCTGGTACATTGAGCTGCATGGCATAGAGGAACCTGACTTAGTGCAGCCCTGCCTTAACTGGTACAGCAAG TACCGGGAACAGGAAGCGATCCGCCTGTGCCTGAAGCACTTCCGGCAGCATAACTACACAGAGGCCTTTGAGTCGCTGCAGAAGAAGACACGCATCGCGTTGGAACACCAAATGCTGACACACCTCCACGACCGCCTGGTACTCCGTGGAGACTTTGACGCCTGTGAGGAGCTCATCGACAAAGCTGTCAAAG ACGGTTTATTTAACCAATACATCAGCCAGCAAGAGTACAAGCCAAGATGGAGTCAGATCATCCCCAAGAGTAACAAAGGTACAGCCTCGCAAGAGCCAAGCCCAGATGACATGAACA gtaatgaggatgacaacagacCAGGGATGAGGGGAGGTCATCAGATGGTCATCGACGTTCAGACAG AGACGGTGTATCTTTTTGGGGGCTGGGACGGCACACAGGACCTGGCTGACTTCTGGGCCTACAGTGTTCAGGGGAACCAGTGGGTCTGCATctccagagacacagagaaggag aGTGGTCCCAGTGCGCGGTCCTGTCACAAGATGTGCATCGACAGCCAGCGGCGGCAGATCTACACACTCGGCCGCTACCTAGACTCCAGCGTCAGGAACAGCAAGTCTCTGAAGAGTGACTTCTACCGCTACGATGTCGACGCCAACACCTGGACACTGCTCAGCGAGGACACGTCAGCCGACGGCGGGCCCAAGCTCGTCTTTGACCACCAG ATGTGTATGGACTCGGAGAAGCACATGATCTATACGTTTGGTGGTCGGATTCTGATGTGTAATGGCAGTGTGGAGGACAGCAGGACGTCCGAGCCCCAGTTCAGTGGGCTGTATGCCTTCCACTGCCAGGCCGGAACCTGGAGCCTGCTCAGAGAAGACTCCTGCAACGCTGGGCCTGAGGATGTCCAGTCACGCATCGGACACTGCATGCTCTTCCACACT aGGAATCGTTGTCTGTATGTGTTCGGAGGTCAAAGGTCAAAGACGTACCTGAATGACTTCTTCAGCTACGACGTGGACGGGGACCATGTGGAGATCATCTCAGACGGAACCAAGAAGGACTCCGGCATGG TGCCGATGACGGGCTTCACCCAGAGGGCCACCATAGACCCAGAGCTGAATGAGATCCACGTCCTGTCTGGCCTCAGCAAGGACAAGGACAAACGAGAGGAGAACGTCCGTAACTCCTTCTGGATCTATGACATCGCACGCAACAACTG GTCGTGTGTGTATAAGAATGACCAGGCGGTGAAGGAGAACCCCAGTAAAGCTCTACAGGAGGAGGAGCCCTGTCCACGCTTCGCACACCAGCTGGTCTACGACGAAATGcacaag GTACACTACCTGTTTGGAGGAAACCCAGGGAAGTCGTGCTCTCCTAAGATGCGTCTGGATGACTTCTGGTCCCTCAAGCTGTGTCGCCCCTCCAAGGAGTACCTGCTCCGACACTGCAGATACCTAATCAGGAAGTACAG GTTTGAGGAGAAGGCCCAGTCAGAGCCTCTGAATGCTCTGAAGTACCTGCAGaacgacctctctctgaccgtGGACCACACCAACCCTGATGAGACcaaagag TTCCAGCTCCTGCCCTCTGCTCTCTTCAAGTCCAGCTCTGACTTCATCCCTCTGG gTTTCTCAGACGTGGACCAGACGTATGCCCAGCGCACGCAGCTCTTCGACATGCTCGTCAACTTCTTCCCGGACACCATGACCCCACCCAAGGGTAACCTTGTTGACCTCATCACACTCTAG
- the LOC118366294 gene encoding muskelin-like isoform X3, giving the protein MAVVPENRVLSFSVFKWSSYSSTYLPENILVDKPNDQSSRWSSESNYPPQYLMLKLERPSIVQSITFGKYEKTHVCNLKKFKVFGGMSEENMTELLSSGLKNDYNKETFTLKHKIDEQMFPCRFVKIVPLMSWGPSFNFSIWYIELHGIEEPDLVQPCLNWYSKYREQEAIRLCLKHFRQHNYTEAFESLQKKTRIALEHQMLTHLHDRLVLRGDFDACEELIDKAVKDGLFNQYISQQEYKPRWSQIIPKSNKGNEDDNRPGMRGGHQMVIDVQTETVYLFGGWDGTQDLADFWAYSVQGNQWVCISRDTEKESGPSARSCHKMCIDSQRRQIYTLGRYLDSSVRNSKSLKSDFYRYDVDANTWTLLSEDTSADGGPKLVFDHQMCMDSEKHMIYTFGGRILMCNGSVEDSRTSEPQFSGLYAFHCQAGTWSLLREDSCNAGPEDVQSRIGHCMLFHTRNRCLYVFGGQRSKTYLNDFFSYDVDGDHVEIISDGTKKDSGMVPMTGFTQRATIDPELNEIHVLSGLSKDKDKREENVRNSFWIYDIARNNWSCVYKNDQAVKENPSKALQEEEPCPRFAHQLVYDEMHKVHYLFGGNPGKSCSPKMRLDDFWSLKLCRPSKEYLLRHCRYLIRKYRFEEKAQSEPLNALKYLQNDLSLTVDHTNPDETKEFQLLPSALFKSSSDFIPLGFSDVDQTYAQRTQLFDMLVNFFPDTMTPPKGNLVDLITL; this is encoded by the exons TACTTAATGTTGAAATTGGAACGGCCATCAATCGTTCAGAGCATCACCTTTGGGAAGTATGAGAAGACTCACGTGTGTAACCTGAAGAAGTTCAAAGTGTTTGGTGGGATGAGTGAAGAGAACATGACAGAACTCCTGTCCAG TGGCCTGAAAAATGACTACAACAAGGAGACCTTCACCTTGAAGCACAAGATTGACGAACAGATGTTTCCCTGCAGATTTGTTAAAATAG tgcctcTGATGTCTTGGGGGCCCAGTTTTAACTTCAGTATCTGGTACATTGAGCTGCATGGCATAGAGGAACCTGACTTAGTGCAGCCCTGCCTTAACTGGTACAGCAAG TACCGGGAACAGGAAGCGATCCGCCTGTGCCTGAAGCACTTCCGGCAGCATAACTACACAGAGGCCTTTGAGTCGCTGCAGAAGAAGACACGCATCGCGTTGGAACACCAAATGCTGACACACCTCCACGACCGCCTGGTACTCCGTGGAGACTTTGACGCCTGTGAGGAGCTCATCGACAAAGCTGTCAAAG ACGGTTTATTTAACCAATACATCAGCCAGCAAGAGTACAAGCCAAGATGGAGTCAGATCATCCCCAAGAGTAACAAAG gtaatgaggatgacaacagacCAGGGATGAGGGGAGGTCATCAGATGGTCATCGACGTTCAGACAG AGACGGTGTATCTTTTTGGGGGCTGGGACGGCACACAGGACCTGGCTGACTTCTGGGCCTACAGTGTTCAGGGGAACCAGTGGGTCTGCATctccagagacacagagaaggag aGTGGTCCCAGTGCGCGGTCCTGTCACAAGATGTGCATCGACAGCCAGCGGCGGCAGATCTACACACTCGGCCGCTACCTAGACTCCAGCGTCAGGAACAGCAAGTCTCTGAAGAGTGACTTCTACCGCTACGATGTCGACGCCAACACCTGGACACTGCTCAGCGAGGACACGTCAGCCGACGGCGGGCCCAAGCTCGTCTTTGACCACCAG ATGTGTATGGACTCGGAGAAGCACATGATCTATACGTTTGGTGGTCGGATTCTGATGTGTAATGGCAGTGTGGAGGACAGCAGGACGTCCGAGCCCCAGTTCAGTGGGCTGTATGCCTTCCACTGCCAGGCCGGAACCTGGAGCCTGCTCAGAGAAGACTCCTGCAACGCTGGGCCTGAGGATGTCCAGTCACGCATCGGACACTGCATGCTCTTCCACACT aGGAATCGTTGTCTGTATGTGTTCGGAGGTCAAAGGTCAAAGACGTACCTGAATGACTTCTTCAGCTACGACGTGGACGGGGACCATGTGGAGATCATCTCAGACGGAACCAAGAAGGACTCCGGCATGG TGCCGATGACGGGCTTCACCCAGAGGGCCACCATAGACCCAGAGCTGAATGAGATCCACGTCCTGTCTGGCCTCAGCAAGGACAAGGACAAACGAGAGGAGAACGTCCGTAACTCCTTCTGGATCTATGACATCGCACGCAACAACTG GTCGTGTGTGTATAAGAATGACCAGGCGGTGAAGGAGAACCCCAGTAAAGCTCTACAGGAGGAGGAGCCCTGTCCACGCTTCGCACACCAGCTGGTCTACGACGAAATGcacaag GTACACTACCTGTTTGGAGGAAACCCAGGGAAGTCGTGCTCTCCTAAGATGCGTCTGGATGACTTCTGGTCCCTCAAGCTGTGTCGCCCCTCCAAGGAGTACCTGCTCCGACACTGCAGATACCTAATCAGGAAGTACAG GTTTGAGGAGAAGGCCCAGTCAGAGCCTCTGAATGCTCTGAAGTACCTGCAGaacgacctctctctgaccgtGGACCACACCAACCCTGATGAGACcaaagag TTCCAGCTCCTGCCCTCTGCTCTCTTCAAGTCCAGCTCTGACTTCATCCCTCTGG gTTTCTCAGACGTGGACCAGACGTATGCCCAGCGCACGCAGCTCTTCGACATGCTCGTCAACTTCTTCCCGGACACCATGACCCCACCCAAGGGTAACCTTGTTGACCTCATCACACTCTAG